The following proteins come from a genomic window of Blastococcus sp. HT6-30:
- a CDS encoding WXG100 family type VII secretion target, whose product MANVNVTYQQMEDAAGRLTNGRAEIDGMLGQLKGLVDQLVAEAYVTDSSSRTFQASYDEFTAGARNMIAGLDGMAQYLNQAAATFRDADVQLAGALGR is encoded by the coding sequence ATGGCCAACGTCAACGTCACCTACCAGCAGATGGAGGACGCCGCCGGCCGGCTCACCAACGGCCGCGCCGAGATCGACGGCATGCTCGGTCAGCTCAAGGGCCTCGTCGACCAGCTCGTCGCCGAGGCGTACGTGACCGACAGCTCCAGCCGCACCTTCCAGGCGTCCTACGACGAGTTCACCGCCGGCGCGCGGAACATGATCGCCGGCCTGGACGGCATGGCGCAGTACCTGAACCAGGCCGCGGCCACCTTCCGGGACGCCGACGTCCAGCTGGCCGGCGCGCTCGGCCGCTGA
- a CDS encoding acetolactate synthase large subunit: MNGAQALIRTLVDAEVDVCFANPGTSEMHFVAALDDVPEMRGVLTLFEGVATGAADGWARMTGRPAATLLHLGPGMGNGLANLHNARRGRAPVVNVVGDHARSHKRLDAPLESDIDAVAGTVSRWVRRSLSPADVAADAVDAVAAARSGGIATLVLPADVSWEEGAEVAAPRPVRPAPQVAPSVIEDVATVLAHGESVVLFLGGDAVTEDGLLAAGQVTAGTGARLMTETFPARAARGAGLPDVTRLPYPPELAMAALAGTRHLVLAGATAPVHFFGYPGVPGHPVPEDCTVHVLSEPGEDGVAALRALAALAAPDAEPVLLEASRPELPTGELTPRTMAAVIGALLPERAIVVDEALTSGVGLMELTSGAPRHDWLALTGGAIGDGLPMALGAAVACPDRPVIGIQADGSAMYTISSLWSYAREQADITTIICDNGSYAILQHELSRVGAANDGERAARLLDLGGPQLDFVSIAQGMGVPATRATTADELAEQLQGALAEPGPHLIDAVLR; encoded by the coding sequence GTGAACGGCGCCCAGGCACTGATCAGGACCCTCGTCGACGCGGAGGTCGACGTCTGCTTCGCCAACCCCGGCACCTCGGAGATGCACTTCGTCGCGGCACTGGACGACGTGCCGGAGATGCGCGGTGTGCTGACCCTCTTCGAGGGGGTCGCCACGGGCGCGGCCGACGGTTGGGCACGGATGACCGGCCGACCGGCCGCGACGCTGCTGCATCTGGGCCCCGGCATGGGCAACGGCCTGGCCAACCTGCACAACGCCCGGCGCGGGCGGGCGCCCGTGGTCAACGTGGTCGGTGACCACGCCCGCTCGCACAAGCGGCTCGACGCACCGCTGGAGTCCGACATCGACGCCGTCGCCGGCACGGTCTCGCGCTGGGTGCGCCGTTCGCTGTCACCGGCCGACGTCGCCGCCGACGCCGTCGACGCGGTGGCCGCCGCCCGCTCCGGTGGCATCGCGACGCTCGTCCTCCCGGCCGACGTCTCCTGGGAGGAGGGCGCCGAGGTGGCCGCGCCGCGGCCGGTGCGGCCGGCTCCGCAGGTGGCGCCGTCGGTGATCGAGGACGTGGCCACAGTGCTGGCCCACGGCGAGTCGGTGGTGCTGTTCCTCGGCGGTGACGCCGTGACCGAGGACGGCCTGCTCGCCGCCGGGCAGGTCACCGCCGGCACCGGCGCCCGGCTGATGACCGAGACGTTCCCCGCTCGCGCGGCCCGGGGCGCCGGCCTGCCCGACGTCACCCGGCTGCCCTACCCGCCCGAGCTGGCGATGGCCGCGCTCGCCGGGACAAGGCACCTCGTGCTCGCCGGAGCCACCGCTCCGGTGCACTTCTTCGGCTACCCCGGCGTCCCCGGCCACCCCGTGCCCGAGGACTGCACGGTGCACGTGCTGAGCGAGCCGGGCGAGGACGGCGTCGCGGCCCTGCGGGCGCTCGCGGCGCTCGCGGCTCCCGACGCCGAGCCGGTGCTGCTGGAGGCCTCCCGTCCGGAGCTGCCCACCGGGGAGCTGACCCCGCGCACGATGGCGGCGGTGATCGGTGCCCTGCTGCCCGAGCGCGCGATCGTCGTCGACGAGGCGCTCACCTCCGGGGTGGGGCTGATGGAGCTGACCTCGGGCGCGCCCCGGCACGACTGGCTGGCGCTCACCGGGGGCGCCATCGGCGACGGGCTGCCGATGGCCCTGGGTGCGGCGGTGGCCTGCCCCGACCGCCCGGTGATCGGCATCCAGGCCGACGGCAGCGCCATGTACACGATCTCGTCGCTGTGGAGCTACGCCCGCGAACAGGCCGACATCACCACGATCATCTGCGACAACGGCTCCTACGCCATCCTCCAGCACGAGCTGTCGCGGGTCGGCGCGGCGAACGACGGCGAGCGGGCCGCCAGGCTGCTCGACCTCGGCGGTCCCCAGCTGGACTTCGTCTCGATCGCGCAGGGCATGGGCGTGCCGGCCACCCGCGCCACCACGGCCGACGAGCTGGCCGAGCAGTTGCAGGGGGCGCTCGCCGAGCCCGGACCGCACCTGATCGACGCCGTCCTGCGGTGA
- the codB gene encoding cytosine permease — translation MSSRVTGRDDVSPAPAEIDPDYPIDPVPAHARRSLFSLAIVLLGFTFFTPTMLAGAQIGAAFDVTSLIWVLLLGSAVLGVYVAAIGGIGARTGLTTVMMCRYSLGTRGAKLASLLLGGTQVGWYGVTVATLAGLTASALEWQGRATEIALMVAGGALMGVTAYYGYRGMYALSVVSVPLMLVLAGWVTWRSLEEVGGWSGLTAIEPGGTMPIAAAVTIVVGTFASGGTQAPNWTRFARTPTVGFWACVVAFLIGELLMLGFGAVGALAFGEGDFVLVLYQLGLVGWGLVFLVANLWTTNDNTAYNFGVAGAEIADSRSKKPFVIGGVVVGTLLAITGIYDNLIDYLVWLGILIPPLGGVVIGDFLARWRGGMPATSALPAVEWRNLAVYVVAAFAAWVSNEAGWFIPPVVGVVVAVAGVLAVQRGRRPAPATTGA, via the coding sequence ATGAGCAGCCGCGTCACCGGTCGCGACGACGTCTCCCCCGCGCCGGCCGAGATCGATCCCGATTACCCGATCGACCCGGTACCGGCGCACGCCCGGCGGTCGCTGTTCTCACTGGCGATCGTCCTGCTGGGCTTCACCTTCTTCACGCCCACGATGCTCGCCGGCGCCCAGATCGGCGCCGCGTTCGACGTCACCTCGCTGATCTGGGTGCTGCTCCTCGGCAGCGCCGTCCTCGGCGTCTACGTCGCGGCAATCGGTGGCATCGGGGCCCGGACCGGCCTGACCACCGTGATGATGTGCCGGTACTCCCTCGGCACCCGGGGCGCCAAGCTCGCCTCCCTGCTGCTGGGCGGAACCCAGGTGGGCTGGTACGGGGTCACCGTCGCCACGCTCGCCGGTCTCACCGCCAGCGCCCTGGAGTGGCAGGGGCGGGCCACCGAGATCGCCCTGATGGTGGCCGGCGGCGCCCTCATGGGCGTCACCGCCTACTACGGCTACCGGGGGATGTACGCGCTGTCGGTGGTGTCGGTCCCGCTGATGCTCGTGCTGGCCGGCTGGGTCACCTGGCGGTCGCTGGAGGAGGTCGGCGGCTGGAGCGGGCTGACGGCGATCGAGCCCGGGGGGACGATGCCGATCGCCGCCGCGGTCACCATCGTCGTCGGCACGTTCGCCTCCGGTGGCACGCAGGCGCCCAACTGGACCCGGTTCGCGCGCACGCCCACGGTCGGCTTCTGGGCGTGCGTGGTGGCGTTCCTGATCGGCGAGCTGCTGATGCTCGGCTTCGGCGCGGTCGGCGCCCTGGCGTTCGGCGAGGGCGACTTCGTGCTCGTCCTGTACCAGCTCGGGCTGGTCGGCTGGGGGCTGGTCTTCCTGGTGGCCAACCTCTGGACCACCAACGACAACACCGCCTACAACTTCGGCGTCGCGGGCGCGGAGATCGCCGACTCGCGGTCGAAGAAGCCCTTCGTCATCGGCGGCGTGGTCGTGGGGACCCTGCTGGCCATCACCGGCATCTACGACAACCTCATCGACTACCTGGTGTGGCTCGGCATCCTGATCCCACCCCTGGGCGGCGTGGTCATCGGCGACTTCCTCGCGCGCTGGCGGGGCGGCATGCCGGCGACGTCGGCGCTGCCGGCGGTCGAGTGGCGCAACCTCGCGGTCTACGTGGTGGCCGCGTTCGCCGCCTGGGTCAGCAACGAGGCCGGGTGGTTCATCCCGCCGGTGGTCGGCGTCGTCGTCGCCGTCGCCGGCGTGCTGGCCGTGCAGCGGGGCCGTCGGCCGGCGCCCGCGACCACCGGGGCCTGA
- a CDS encoding nucleoside deaminase → MTNSLDEATARSWLRIALEEARTGLSEGGIPIGAALFGPDGTVLGRGHNRRVQDDDPSVHGETSAFRDAGRQPSYRGTTMVTTLSPCWYCSGLVRQFGISRLVVGEAQNFSGGHDWLAEHGVEVLVLDDPECTRMMSDFIAEHPALWNEDIGEDDTAVAQPEGDR, encoded by the coding sequence ATGACGAATTCCCTGGACGAGGCGACAGCCCGTTCCTGGCTGCGGATCGCCCTGGAGGAGGCACGAACCGGGCTGTCCGAGGGCGGCATCCCGATCGGCGCCGCGCTGTTCGGGCCGGACGGGACGGTGCTGGGCCGCGGGCACAACCGACGGGTGCAGGACGACGACCCGTCGGTGCACGGCGAGACCTCGGCCTTCCGCGACGCCGGCCGCCAGCCCTCGTACCGGGGGACGACGATGGTCACCACGCTGTCCCCGTGCTGGTACTGCAGCGGGCTGGTCCGCCAGTTCGGCATCTCCCGGCTGGTCGTCGGCGAGGCGCAGAACTTCTCCGGTGGCCACGACTGGCTGGCCGAGCACGGCGTCGAGGTGCTGGTCCTCGACGACCCGGAGTGCACCCGGATGATGAGCGACTTCATCGCCGAGCACCCGGCCCTGTGGAACGAGGACATCGGCGAGGACGACACCGCCGTGGCGCAGCCGGAGGGCGACCGATGA